A part of Arcobacter sp. F2176 genomic DNA contains:
- a CDS encoding choline kinase family protein, protein MTIEKLQRCKIFKDETLFSLKLLKNQGYCNINYKLKTSKNIYLIRKFISDETVNINREFEFKIQKIAYKKKLAAKPLFLDTSENFMICEFLKGKHKNSLNTQEIKRLAKMIKKLHTIKSDEKPYDFEKPLMLYKKVLKSKEARKSICICEKELKVLQKYKKTLVTTHHDLNPMNILFNKKDIRFIDWEYAGVNDCYFDLATLCFEFGLNKKEEKILLINYQKKANKKDIIKLHSYINIYKNICKLWFMDLKKD, encoded by the coding sequence ATGACTATAGAAAAGTTACAACGATGCAAAATTTTTAAAGACGAAACTCTTTTTAGCCTTAAACTACTTAAAAATCAAGGCTATTGCAATATAAATTATAAACTTAAAACATCTAAGAATATCTATCTAATACGAAAATTTATAAGTGATGAAACAGTTAATATTAATAGAGAGTTTGAGTTTAAAATTCAAAAAATCGCTTATAAAAAAAAGCTTGCTGCAAAACCTTTATTTTTAGATACCTCTGAGAACTTTATGATATGTGAGTTTTTAAAAGGTAAGCATAAAAATAGCCTTAATACTCAAGAAATAAAGCGATTAGCAAAGATGATTAAAAAACTTCATACAATAAAGAGTGATGAAAAACCATATGACTTTGAAAAACCATTGATGTTATATAAAAAAGTTCTCAAAAGTAAAGAAGCACGAAAAAGCATTTGTATTTGTGAAAAAGAACTAAAAGTATTACAAAAATATAAAAAAACATTGGTAACTACTCATCATGATTTAAACCCAATGAATATACTTTTTAACAAAAAAGATATCAGATTTATTGATTGGGAATATGCAGGAGTAAATGATTGTTATTTTGATTTGGCAACGCTTTGTTTTGAATTTGGATTAAATAAAAAAGAGGAAAAAATTTTATTGATAAATTATCAAAAAAAAGCAAATAAAAAAGATATTATAAAACTTCATTCTTATATTAATATATACAAAAATATCTGTAAG
- the pnuC gene encoding nicotinamide riboside transporter PnuC, producing MQNNIESLNVLTTYEAIAMFLAIAYIFLAIRQSLWCWPAAFLSTLIYTILFFDVSLLMDSFLNVYYLIMAVYGWYSWKYGGKEEQELEVVTYGVTQNIKIIILLCAVSLILGYIMTNYTTASFAYMDSFTTVFAIFATFLLAKKVLENWIYWIVIDAVSIYIYIQKSLNLTALLFIIYTILAFIAYKNWKEEYDYRKVTTMQNF from the coding sequence TTGCAAAATAATATTGAATCCCTTAATGTACTTACAACTTATGAAGCTATAGCGATGTTCTTAGCTATTGCTTATATCTTTCTTGCAATTAGACAAAGTCTTTGGTGTTGGCCTGCTGCATTTCTTTCTACATTGATTTATACTATTTTATTTTTTGATGTTTCATTACTTATGGACTCTTTTTTAAATGTTTATTATCTTATCATGGCTGTATATGGTTGGTATTCCTGGAAATATGGAGGTAAAGAAGAACAAGAGTTGGAAGTTGTAACTTATGGGGTAACTCAGAATATCAAGATTATTATACTTCTTTGTGCGGTTTCATTAATCCTTGGATATATTATGACAAATTATACTACTGCAAGTTTTGCTTATATGGATTCTTTTACTACTGTTTTTGCTATTTTTGCTACTTTTTTACTTGCCAAAAAAGTGTTGGAAAACTGGATTTATTGGATTGTTATTGATGCTGTATCTATTTATATATATATTCAAAAAAGTTTGAACTTGACAGCTTTATTATTTATTATTTACACTATTTTAGCTTTTATAGCTTACAAAAATTGGAAAGAAGAATATGACTATAGAAAAGTTACAACGATGCAAAATTTTTAA
- a CDS encoding phosphate/phosphite/phosphonate ABC transporter substrate-binding protein, whose translation MKLIILILSIFLITNFCVAQENSIKIGIAPHSSTRVILQSHQDLRLFLQNYFKRPVQILTAKNFSEFTKRSNMGIYYDLILTSPNLAVLAQRLGEYTPIMTYTKGLSTILLATNKDILESKNLPLHVIGLDPVSFPTLDAQEWLDNKGFIDGDKVKYTYTSATDSSISILLNNNADMIILSLPNYIKLMTKKTKDLVHVIYQSKPKPSRIYLAKSADGITLEEWEKALDAFSKSPEGKRHLEITKLEGFKKIQANDLNNLNSIVDKTMERLYNK comes from the coding sequence ATGAAACTAATAATATTAATACTATCAATTTTTCTTATTACAAACTTTTGTGTTGCCCAAGAAAATTCAATCAAAATTGGTATTGCTCCTCACTCATCTACTAGAGTAATTTTACAGTCTCATCAAGATTTGAGACTTTTTCTACAGAATTATTTTAAAAGGCCTGTTCAAATTCTAACAGCAAAAAATTTTAGTGAATTTACTAAGCGTTCTAATATGGGAATATATTATGATTTGATTTTAACCTCACCAAATCTTGCAGTTCTTGCTCAAAGATTAGGAGAATATACACCTATAATGACTTACACTAAGGGCTTATCAACTATTCTTTTAGCTACTAATAAAGATATTTTAGAAAGTAAAAATCTACCACTTCATGTCATAGGATTAGACCCTGTTTCTTTTCCAACATTAGATGCGCAAGAATGGTTAGATAATAAAGGCTTTATTGATGGAGATAAAGTAAAATATACATATACAAGTGCAACAGATAGTTCAATATCTATACTTCTAAATAATAATGCAGACATGATAATTTTATCTTTACCAAATTATATAAAACTTATGACAAAAAAAACTAAAGACTTAGTACATGTAATATATCAAAGTAAACCAAAGCCAAGTAGAATATATCTAGCAAAAAGTGCAGATGGTATTACTTTAGAAGAGTGGGAAAAAGCATTAGATGCTTTTTCAAAATCACCTGAAGGTAAAAGGCATTTAGAGATCACTAAACTTGAAGGTTTTAAAAAAATTCAAGCAAATGATTTAAACAACTTGAATTCAATAGTGGATAAAACTATGGAAAGGTTATACAATAAATGA
- a CDS encoding ATP-binding protein: protein MKISLSWKWVIASLIIEGLMLTLMVIKNVNQLETNLSTQTNIRLDEQKILLKSALVAPFVQMDYATINAILNETKNIPTVDYLVVVDNQNNCIANVGWNDCSNLPTKELDPFSKKSLEDERFDTSIPISLFSQSLGKVYLGLSTKFYIQAKKEMITRSIIIALIELILSAILLIAISKWITKNLVKLTHSANAIAHGDYSQRINLGDSKETFELQESFNLMAKNIEKNIIDLKYLNKKEKKLFENLKSQVEKNHEQDILLKHQSRMAIIGEMLNNIAHQWRQPLSAITIQMSSLKLRKELELLEENEIENTADSVMKYANYLSSTIDDFRDYIRDNNDKKEYFNIEISLNKAIDIVSASLKNHFITLNIIHCEDELFVDGVINELTQVFINILNNSKDILNENDIKDKVIEIEFFKKDNEITITIQDNAGGVREDIIDKIFDPYFTTKYKSQGTGIGLYMSTKIIHEHFSGEILVKNENITYNNKTYKGAKFYVILPI, encoded by the coding sequence ATGAAAATATCATTATCTTGGAAATGGGTAATTGCAAGTTTAATAATTGAAGGGTTAATGCTAACTTTAATGGTAATTAAAAATGTAAATCAGTTAGAAACAAACCTATCTACCCAAACAAATATAAGATTAGATGAACAAAAAATATTGTTAAAAAGTGCCTTAGTAGCACCTTTTGTTCAAATGGATTATGCCACAATTAATGCGATTTTAAATGAAACAAAAAATATCCCAACTGTAGATTATTTGGTAGTTGTAGATAATCAAAATAATTGTATTGCCAATGTTGGATGGAATGATTGTTCAAACTTACCAACAAAAGAGTTAGATCCTTTTAGTAAAAAATCATTGGAAGATGAAAGATTTGATACAAGTATTCCTATAAGTTTATTTTCCCAATCATTAGGTAAAGTCTATTTAGGTCTTTCTACAAAATTTTATATTCAAGCAAAAAAAGAGATGATTACTCGTAGCATTATTATTGCATTGATAGAATTAATATTATCAGCAATTTTACTTATAGCAATAAGTAAATGGATTACAAAAAATTTAGTTAAATTGACCCATAGTGCAAATGCAATTGCACATGGAGATTATTCACAAAGAATAAATTTGGGAGATAGTAAAGAGACATTTGAACTACAAGAATCTTTTAATCTTATGGCTAAAAATATTGAAAAAAACATAATCGACTTAAAATATTTAAATAAAAAAGAAAAAAAATTATTTGAAAATCTCAAATCCCAAGTAGAAAAAAATCATGAACAAGATATTCTTCTAAAACATCAATCAAGAATGGCAATTATTGGGGAGATGCTTAATAATATTGCTCATCAATGGAGACAACCTTTAAGTGCTATTACTATTCAAATGAGCAGTTTAAAACTAAGAAAAGAATTAGAACTTTTAGAAGAAAATGAAATAGAAAATACAGCAGATAGTGTAATGAAATATGCAAATTATTTAAGTAGTACAATTGATGATTTTAGAGATTATATAAGAGATAATAATGATAAAAAAGAGTATTTCAACATAGAAATTTCTTTAAATAAAGCCATTGATATAGTATCTGCTTCTTTAAAAAACCATTTTATCACACTAAATATTATACACTGTGAAGATGAATTATTCGTAGATGGTGTAATAAATGAATTAACACAAGTTTTTATAAATATTCTTAATAACTCAAAAGATATATTAAATGAAAATGATATAAAAGATAAAGTAATTGAAATAGAGTTTTTTAAAAAAGACAATGAAATAACTATTACAATACAAGATAATGCAGGTGGAGTTAGAGAGGATATTATCGATAAAATATTTGACCCATACTTTACTACAAAATATAAAAGTCAAGGTACTGGAATTGGGTTATATATGAGTACAAAAATTATTCATGAACATTTTTCAGGTGAGATACTTGTAAAAAATGAAAACATAACATATAATAATAAAACTTATAAAGGTGCAAAATTTTATGTAATTTTACCAATATAA
- a CDS encoding YrhK family protein, translating to MVFYEKNNELDLDIGSRHFVIQRRYEALGVINDLLIAIWFLIGSIFFLNDSLMQSGTWLFIVGSAQFLIKPLIKLLSLIHVSRIYNEEQKKYKIKY from the coding sequence GTGGTTTTTTATGAAAAAAACAATGAATTGGATTTAGATATAGGAAGTCGGCATTTTGTAATTCAGCGTCGTTATGAAGCATTAGGTGTTATAAATGATTTACTTATTGCCATTTGGTTTTTAATTGGAAGTATTTTCTTTTTAAATGATTCTCTTATGCAAAGTGGTACTTGGTTGTTTATAGTGGGTAGTGCACAGTTTTTAATAAAGCCATTAATAAAGCTACTTAGTTTGATTCATGTATCACGAATATATAATGAAGAACAAAAAAAATATAAAATTAAATATTAA